One genomic segment of [Phormidium] sp. ETS-05 includes these proteins:
- the rplV gene encoding 50S ribosomal protein L22 codes for MAIDNQAAEVKAIARHIRMSASKVRRVLDQIRGRSYREALMILEFMPYRACEPVLKVVRSAAANAEHNAGYERAKLIISQAYADQGPYLKRYRARAQGRAYMIRRPTCHITVAVAPEQEEE; via the coding sequence ATGGCAATTGATAATCAGGCAGCAGAAGTGAAGGCGATCGCCCGTCACATTCGGATGTCTGCCAGTAAAGTGCGCCGGGTACTAGACCAAATTAGAGGGCGCTCTTATAGAGAAGCGTTGATGATTCTGGAATTCATGCCTTACCGAGCCTGCGAACCAGTGCTGAAGGTAGTGCGATCGGCAGCCGCCAATGCCGAACACAACGCCGGTTACGAAAGAGCAAAATTGATTATTTCCCAGGCATACGCTGACCAGGGACCATACCTGAAGCGCTACCGGGCACGGGCGCAGGGGCGCGCCTACATGATTCGGCGGCCTACCTGTCACATCACCGTTGCCGTAGCTCCCGAGCAAGAAGAAGAATAA
- the rplX gene encoding 50S ribosomal protein L24: MAGKPKENKTVRYKMHVKTGDTVQVIAGKEKGKVGEVIKAIPKESKVVIKGVNIRTKHVKPKAEGESGRIETFEAPIHSSNVMLYSAKNEVASRVGYTFTEDGRKVRMLKKTGEIID; this comes from the coding sequence ATGGCTGGCAAACCGAAAGAAAATAAAACAGTGCGTTACAAAATGCACGTTAAGACGGGCGACACCGTGCAGGTGATTGCCGGAAAGGAAAAAGGCAAAGTTGGGGAAGTGATTAAAGCTATCCCCAAAGAAAGTAAAGTGGTGATCAAAGGGGTTAACATCAGAACTAAGCACGTGAAACCCAAAGCCGAGGGAGAATCAGGGCGCATTGAAACTTTTGAGGCGCCGATTCACAGCTCTAACGTGATGCTTTATTCAGCCAAAAATGAAGTGGCTTCCCGAGTTGGCTACACGTTCACCGAAGACGGGCGGAAGGTAAGAATGCTCAAAAAAACTGGGGAAATCATCGATTAG
- the rplE gene encoding 50S ribosomal protein L5 → MGQRMKSLYDETIVPKLMEQFSYSNIHQVPKVVKITINRGLGEAAQNAKALESSLNEMATIAGQKPVVTRAKKAIAGFKIRKGMPVGIMVTLRQERMYAFLDRLINLALPRIRDFRGVSPKSFDGRGNYTLGLREQLIFPEVDYDSIDQIRGMDISIITTAKTDEEGRALLKEMGMPFRNN, encoded by the coding sequence ATGGGTCAACGCATGAAAAGTCTCTATGACGAGACTATAGTTCCGAAGTTAATGGAGCAATTCTCATACAGCAACATCCATCAGGTGCCGAAAGTGGTAAAAATTACCATTAACCGGGGGCTGGGAGAAGCGGCTCAAAACGCCAAGGCTCTAGAATCGTCGCTGAATGAAATGGCGACGATCGCGGGGCAAAAGCCGGTAGTCACACGGGCGAAAAAGGCGATCGCTGGGTTCAAAATCCGGAAGGGGATGCCCGTGGGCATTATGGTGACACTGCGGCAAGAGCGGATGTATGCCTTTCTCGATCGGTTGATCAATCTGGCGCTCCCAAGGATTCGGGACTTTCGCGGCGTTAGTCCCAAGAGCTTTGACGGACGCGGGAATTACACCTTGGGTTTGAGAGAGCAGCTAATTTTTCCAGAAGTGGATTACGACAGTATAGACCAAATTCGCGGGATGGACATCTCAATCATCACCACTGCCAAGACTGATGAAGAGGGTCGCGCCTTGCTGAAAGAAATGGGTATGCCATTCCGGAACAACTAG
- the rpmC gene encoding 50S ribosomal protein L29, whose protein sequence is MALPKISEVRNLSDAEISEEIAAVKRQLFELRMQQATRRLEKTHEFKHKQHRLAQLMTVEGERVRAASSAAQTTTPV, encoded by the coding sequence ATGGCTTTACCGAAGATTTCAGAGGTCAGAAACTTAAGCGACGCCGAAATTTCCGAAGAAATTGCGGCAGTGAAGCGGCAGCTATTTGAGTTGCGGATGCAGCAAGCCACCCGCCGGTTAGAAAAAACCCACGAGTTCAAGCATAAGCAGCACCGGCTGGCGCAGCTAATGACAGTGGAAGGAGAAAGAGTCCGGGCGGCTTCTTCAGCAGCCCAGACCACAACTCCTGTGTAA
- the rpsQ gene encoding 30S ribosomal protein S17, whose amino-acid sequence MAVKERMGLVVSDKMDKTVVVAVENRSPHPKYGKIVVKTKRYKAHDAENQCKEGDRVRIQETRPLSRTKRWQVVEIIRAKEQASQ is encoded by the coding sequence ATGGCAGTTAAAGAAAGAATGGGCTTGGTTGTCAGCGACAAAATGGATAAGACGGTGGTGGTGGCGGTGGAAAACCGATCGCCCCATCCGAAATACGGCAAAATTGTCGTGAAAACCAAGCGGTATAAGGCTCACGATGCGGAAAACCAGTGCAAAGAGGGCGATCGCGTCCGCATTCAGGAAACCCGCCCCCTCAGCCGTACCAAACGGTGGCAGGTAGTGGAAATTATCAGAGCTAAAGAGCAAGCAAGCCAGTAG
- the rpsC gene encoding 30S ribosomal protein S3 — translation MGQKIHPIGYRLGTTQEHRSRWYAEGNRYANLLAEDHKIREYVQKTLNNAGISQVRIERKADQIDLEVRTARPGVVVGRGGTGIESLRQGLQTLLGASHRQIRINVVEVTRVDADATLIAEYIAQQLERRVSFRRVVRQAIQRAQKAGVEGIKVQVSGRLNGAEIARTEWTREGRVPLHTLRADIDYSYRTAQTIYGILGVKVWIFKGEIIPGQEEPATAAPAGAPTRQRQRRRQQFEDRSGEG, via the coding sequence GTGGGACAGAAAATACATCCAATTGGTTACAGGCTGGGGACGACCCAAGAACATCGCTCCCGGTGGTATGCCGAAGGCAATCGCTACGCCAACCTATTGGCGGAAGACCATAAAATCCGGGAATATGTCCAGAAAACCCTCAATAATGCCGGGATTTCTCAAGTCCGGATTGAACGCAAAGCCGACCAAATCGACCTGGAAGTGCGCACAGCAAGACCAGGGGTAGTAGTAGGTCGCGGCGGCACCGGGATTGAGTCCTTACGCCAGGGTTTACAAACATTACTCGGCGCCAGCCACCGGCAAATCCGGATCAACGTCGTAGAAGTAACCCGGGTCGATGCCGATGCCACTCTAATTGCCGAATACATCGCCCAGCAGCTAGAGCGTCGGGTGTCCTTTCGGCGGGTAGTGCGCCAAGCGATTCAAAGAGCCCAAAAAGCCGGAGTAGAAGGGATCAAAGTGCAAGTAAGTGGGCGGCTCAACGGCGCCGAAATTGCACGCACCGAGTGGACTCGGGAAGGTCGAGTCCCTCTGCACACCCTCCGGGCAGATATCGATTATTCCTATCGTACCGCCCAAACCATCTACGGAATTCTCGGAGTCAAAGTTTGGATCTTCAAAGGGGAAATCATCCCCGGACAAGAAGAGCCAGCAACAGCAGCACCAGCAGGAGCGCCAACGCGCCAGCGCCAACGCCGCCGCCAGCAGTTTGAAGACCGCTCTGGTGAAGGCTGA
- the rplN gene encoding 50S ribosomal protein L14, with amino-acid sequence MIQKETYLNVADNSGARKLMCIRVLGGNRRYAGVGDVIVAVVKEAIPNMAVKKSDVVKAVVVRTKKGLRRDSGMSIRFDDNAAVLINQDGNPKGTRVFGPVARELRDKNYTKIISLAPEVL; translated from the coding sequence GTGATTCAAAAAGAAACTTATCTGAATGTGGCGGATAACAGCGGCGCACGCAAGTTGATGTGTATCCGCGTTTTGGGTGGCAACCGCCGCTACGCCGGAGTCGGGGATGTAATTGTGGCCGTAGTTAAGGAAGCAATTCCCAACATGGCTGTGAAAAAGTCCGATGTGGTCAAAGCTGTGGTCGTTCGCACCAAAAAAGGGCTGCGGCGGGATAGCGGGATGAGCATTCGCTTTGACGATAATGCAGCCGTGTTGATCAACCAAGATGGCAACCCCAAAGGCACGCGGGTATTTGGGCCGGTGGCTAGAGAACTCCGGGATAAAAACTACACGAAAATCATTTCTTTGGCGCCGGAGGTGCTGTGA